The Brassica oleracea var. oleracea cultivar TO1000 chromosome C6, BOL, whole genome shotgun sequence genome includes a region encoding these proteins:
- the LOC106297188 gene encoding uncharacterized protein LOC106297188 produces the protein MESLTSSNPSFSCFSKSLSLYPSSPLSFVKLPSSIHNNNNTTIPLCCKPSSNPQPDRGNAKLNPLRVIIRTFKGLVSSQSRQWTARFRAYRDDTAAFSEHFFAGEDLKRSGGLGIALLSVTASAKVKISPFVATLSANPTFVSAVFAWFFAQTSKMVINFFIERKWDLSLLFASGGMPSSHSALCMALTTSVALCHGVADSLFPVCLGFSLIVMYDAIGVRRHAGMQAEVLNLIIRDLFEGHPISQRKLKELLGHTPSQVLAGALVGIVIACYCCQGHLVSA, from the exons ATGGAGTCGCTCACATCATCAAACCCTTCCTTCTCTTGTTTCTCAAAAAGCTTATCTCTTTACCCTTCTTCTCCTCTCTCCTTCGTCAAGCTCCCTTCTTCTATCCACAACAACAACAACACCACCATCCCCTTATGCTGCAAACCATCCTCGAACCCGCAACCCGATCGCGGCAATGCAAAGCTCAACCCTTTACGCGTAATCATCCGAACGTTTAAAGGCTTGGTCTCGTCTCAGTCCCGGCAATGGACGGCGCGTTTCCGAGCTTACAGGGACGATACGGCGGCGTTTTCGGAGCACTTCTTCGCCGGAGAAGATTTGAAGCGGAGCGGTGGGTTAGGGATCGCCCTCTTGAGCGTCACGGCTTCCGCCAAGGTGAAGATTAGTCCTTTCGTGGCGACGCTCTCGGCGAATCCGACGTTTGTGTCGGCGGTGTTCGCGTGGTTCTTCGCGCAGACGAGTAAGATGGTTATCAATTTCTTTATTGAGAGGAAGTGGGATTTGAGTTTGCTGTTTGCTTCTGGTGGAATGCCTTCGTCTCACTCGGCGTTGTGTATGGCTTTGACGACCTCTGTTGCGCTTTGTCATGGAGTTGCGGATTCGTTGTTTCCTGTTTGTTTGGGGTTTAGTTTGATTGTGATGTATGATGCTATTGGTGTTAGGCGCCATGCCGGTATGCAAGCTGAG GTTCTGAACTTGATCATAAGGGACTTGTTCGAAGGACATCCCATCAGTCAAAGAAAGCTAAAAGAATTGCTAGGTCACACTCCTTCACAGGTTCTTGCAGGAGCATTAGTTGGTATTGTGATTGCTTGCTATTGTTGCCAAGGCCATCTAGTTTCAGCCTAA
- the LOC106297184 gene encoding cytochrome b561 and DOMON domain-containing protein At3g61750-like, with translation MRTLLGFYILCLLLGQDLADDVTQNLCFTNRLSDFLPPPYSNISDSMPCTPLWNTFVLRYSENRENVMTIILSALYTTGWVGVGFSRDGRMVGSSAMVGWITKKGHAKIKQYYLQGTERDQVVPDQGELQLQKVPPVVALHGAMIYLAFQVKFTVKVPRRAVILAFSSAYPSKLGRLSKHDDKTTVIVDLSKANGVTASIQTTASSEKTRHGVIAILGWGFLLPLGAILARYLRHRDPLWYYLHIGIQFTGFIFGLAAVILGIQLYNSIQPDIPAHRGIGIFLLILSILQVLAFFARPHKETKMRRYWNWYHHWIGRISLFFGAVNIVLGIRMANSEEDGWRIGYGFVLSVTLLAFLVLEIFRILDSSSIGSPSSHTPPSFETHPSSTSV, from the exons ATGAGAACCCTTCTCGGATTCTACATCCTCTGTCTTTTACTCGGACAAGATCTTGCAGATGACGTCACCCAGAACCTCTGTTTCACAAACCGTTTATCCGACTTCCTCCCTCCACCGTACAGCAACATCTCCGACTCCATGCCATGTACACCTCTCTGGAACACATTCGTCTTAAGG TACTCAGAAAACAGAGAAAATGTAATGACGATCATACTCTCGGCTCTATACACAACCGGGTGGGTCGGAGTCGGATTCTCCAGAGACGGAAGAATGGTGGGATCAAGCGCGATGGTAGGGTGGATTACGAAGAAGGGTCATGCTAAAATCAAACAGTACTATCTCCAAGGAACAGAGAGAGACCAAGTTGTGCCTGATCAAGGAGAGTTACAGTTACAGAAAGTTCCTCCGGTGGTGGCTCTTCACGGAGCAATGATTTACTTAGCTTTTCAGGTGAAGTTTACTGTTAAAGTTCCTCGTAGAGCGGTGATTCTAGCTTTCAGCTCAGCTTATCCTTCCAAGCTTGGACGTTTGAGTAAGCATGATGATAAAACTACTGTCATCGTTGACTTATCCAAAG CAAATGGTGTAACAGCATCCATACAAACCACAGCTTCCTCGGAGAAGACAAGACATGGAGTTATAGCAATACTGGGATGGGGTTTTTTACTTCCTCTAGGGGCAATCCTGGCGAGATATCTCAGGCATAGAGACCCTCTTTGGTATTATCTTCACATCGGTATTCAGTTCACTGGATTTATCTTCGGTTTAGCCGCTGTTATTCTTGGAATCCAGCTTTACAATAGCATCCAGCCAGATATACCTGCACATCGAGGCATTGGGATCTTTCTTCTAATCCTCAGCATTCTTCAG GTTTTGGCTTTCTTTGCGAGGCCGCACAAGGAGACAAAAATGAGACGGTATTGGAATTGGTATCATCATTGGATTGGGAGGATCTCTTTGTTCTTTGGAGCAGTGAACATTGTTCTTGGGATACGAATGGCTAATAGTGAAGAAGATGGATGGAGAATTGGATATGGGTTTGTTTTGTCAGTGACATTACTTGCTTTTCTTGTTCTTGAAATATTCAGGATTCTTGACTCTAGCTCTATTGGTTCACCTTCTTCTCACACGCCTCCTTCTTTTGAGACACATCCAAGTTCTACTAGCGTTTGA
- the LOC106297181 gene encoding dynamin-related protein 1B produces MESLISLVNKIQRACTALGDHGEGSSLPTLWDSLPAIAVVGGQSSGKSSVLESVVGKDFLPRGAGIVTRRPLVLQLHRIDEGKEYAEFMHLPKKKFTDFAAVRKEISDETDRETGPSSKVISTVPIHLSIFSPNVVNLTLVDLPGLTKVAVDGQPESIVQDIENMVRSFIEKPNCIILAISPANQDLATSDAIKISREVDPKGDRTFGVLTKIDLMDQGTNAVDILEGRGYKLRYPWVGVVNRSQADINKSVDMIAARRRERDYFKSTPEYSHLTERMGSEYLGKMLSKHLEVVIKSRIPGLQSLITKTISELETELSRLGKPVAADAGGKLYMIMEICRAFDQTFKEHLDGTRSGGEKVNSVFDNQFPAAIKRLQFDKHLSMDNVRKLITEADGYQPHLIAPEQGYRRLIESCLVSIRGPAEAAVDAVHSILKDLIHKSIGETSELKQYPTLRVEVSGAAVDSLDRMRDESRKATLLLVDMESGYLTVEFFRKLPQDSEKGGNPTHSIFDRYNDAYLRRIGSNVLSYVNMVCAGLRNSIPKSIVYCQVREAKRSLLDIFFTELGQKEMSKLSKLLDEDPAVQQRRTSIAKRLELYRSAQTDIEAVAWSK; encoded by the exons ATGGAGAGTTTGATTTCGCTTGTGAATAAGATACAGAGAGCTTGTACGGCTCTGGGAGATCACGGCGAGGGAAGCTCCCTCCCGACTCTCTGGGACTCCTTGCCTGCCATTGCCGTCGTCGGCGGTCAG AGTTCTGGAAAGTCTTCAGTGCTAGAGAGCGTTGTGGGGAAAGATTTTTTGCCTCGTGGAGCAG GGATTGTTACACGGAGACCTCTTGTCCTGCAGCTTCACAGAATTGATGAAGGCAAAGAATATGCTGAGTTTATGCATCTTCCCAAGAAAAAGTTCACTGATTTTG CTGCTGTGAGGAAAGAGATCTCAGATGAGACTGATCGTGAAACTGGTCCCAGCAGCAAAGTTATATCCACGGTCCCAATTCATCTCAGCATCTTCTCCCCTAATG TTGTGAATTTAACACTGGTTGATCTTCCTGGTCTTACAAAGGTAGCTGTTG ATGGTCAGCCTGAAAGCATTGTTCAAGACATCGAGAACATGGTCAGATCATTTATTGAGAAG CCCAACTGCATCATACTAGCTATTTCCCCTGCGAATCAAGATCTTGCTACGTCTGATGCCATTAAGATCTCTCGTGAAGTTGATCCAAAAG GAGACAGGACTTTTGGAGTTTTAACAAAAATTGATCTCATGGACCAGGGCACTAATGCGGTTGAC ATACTTGAAGGAAGGGGATACAAACTAAGGTATCCGTGGGTCGGTGTTGTGAACCGGTCTCAAGCTGACATCAACAAAAGTGTTGATATGATTGCTGCTCGTCGGCGTGAACGTGATTATTTCAAGAGCACCCCAGAGTACAGTCATTTAACTGAAAGAATGGGTTCAGAGTATCTAGGAAAAATGCTCTCCAAG CATTTGGAAGTTGTTATCAAGTCGAGAATTCCAGGACTTCAGTCTCTTATCACAAAGACTATCTCCGAGTTAGAGACAGAGCTGAGCCGTCTTGGCAAACCTGTAGCAGCTGATGCGGGT GGGAAACTGTATATGATCATGGAGATTTGCCGTGCTTTTGATCAAACCTTCAAAGAACACCTTGACGGCAC ACGATCAGGTGGTGAAAAGGTAAACTCTGTGTTCGACAATCAATTCCCAGCTGCCATTAAAAGACTGCAGTTCGACAAGCATCTCTCCATGGACAATGTAAGGAAACTGATCACTGAAGCAGATGGATATCAACCGCATCTCATAGCTCCTGAACAAGGTTACCGTCGTCTCATAGAATCATGCTTAGTCTCCATTAGAGGCCCAGCTGAAGCAGCTGTTGACGCAGTTCATTCCATTCTCAAGGATCTTATCCACAAATCCATCGGTGAAACATCT GAACTGAAGCAATATCCAACACTGAGAGTGGAAGTATCAGGCGCAGCGGTGGATTCACTTGATCGAATGAGAGACGAGAGCAGGAAAGCAACTCTGTTACTAGTGGACATGGAGTCTGGTTACTTAACGGTCGAGTTCTTCAGGAAACTCCCACAAGATTCTGAGAAAGGAGGGAATCCGACGCATTCGATATTCGACAGGTACAACGACGCTTATCTCAGAAGAATCGGTTCCAATGTTCTGTCTTACGTGAACATGGTCTGCGCTGGATTGAGAAACTCTATCCCTAAGTCCATCGTTTACTGTCAAGTCCGTGAAGCAAAACGAAGCCTTCTTGATATCTTCTTCACTGAGCTTGGCCAGAAAGAG ATGAGTAAGCTGTCGAAGTTGTTGGATGAGGATCCTGCGGTTCAGCAGAGAAGGACTTCGATTGCAAAGAGGTTGGAACTGTATCGAAGTGCTCAAACAGATATTGAAGCAGTTGCTTGGTCCAAGTAG